The Bacteroidota bacterium genome includes a region encoding these proteins:
- a CDS encoding UDP-N-acetylmuramoyl-L-alanyl-D-glutamate--2,6-diaminopimelate ligase, giving the protein MIDLLTLVGRLSAQGLLVDQVGDVNKVYIDHLANDSRKVGPAGLFIAIKGELVDGHLFIEKAVQNGAIAIVCEAMPAEVHLRFPGVVFVQVSQARTALAELAAAFYRDPARHLRMVGITGTNGKTTTAFLVHHLLEGLGLKAGLISTVEYRIGAQVEEATHTTPDVLDTCRLLRKMVDAGCKACVMEVSSHALMQDRVRTIPYEVAVFSNLTQDHLDYHGTMDAYLEAKKKLFDNLDEKAKAIYNIDDAAGKRMVAGTAATGISYSCLKPADLQATILENAIEGLLLEIDGKPRRFKLVGHFNAYNLLAAYGVGIALGFAKEEVLAVLMQAMPVPGRFEMLLVSKNRHVIVDYAHTPDALENVLQTICSMKPETASLWCMFGCGGDRDAKKRPMMGRIAEHFADFVVATSDNPRTEDPEAILNDIRAGISEPDKVRWIVSRKAAIQEIADHASAGDVILLAGKGHETYQVVGTEKIDFDDRLEAKAAFGA; this is encoded by the coding sequence ATGATTGACTTACTGACTCTGGTTGGTCGGCTTTCAGCCCAAGGGCTGCTTGTCGATCAGGTTGGAGATGTAAATAAAGTTTATATCGACCATTTGGCTAATGATAGCCGGAAGGTCGGGCCGGCCGGCTTGTTTATCGCCATTAAAGGCGAGCTCGTCGACGGGCACCTGTTCATTGAAAAGGCTGTTCAAAACGGAGCCATTGCCATCGTGTGCGAAGCGATGCCGGCGGAAGTGCATTTGCGCTTCCCCGGCGTCGTTTTCGTACAGGTTTCTCAGGCAAGAACTGCGCTGGCTGAGCTAGCGGCCGCTTTTTACCGCGACCCCGCAAGGCACCTGCGCATGGTTGGTATTACGGGTACCAATGGAAAAACGACAACGGCATTTCTGGTGCACCATCTCCTTGAGGGACTGGGGCTTAAAGCCGGATTAATCAGTACGGTTGAGTATCGCATCGGTGCGCAGGTTGAAGAAGCCACGCATACAACACCCGATGTGCTTGATACATGCCGGCTGTTGCGAAAAATGGTTGATGCTGGCTGCAAAGCGTGTGTTATGGAAGTATCCTCACACGCCCTGATGCAAGACCGCGTCCGAACCATCCCTTACGAAGTTGCTGTTTTTTCCAACCTCACACAGGACCATCTGGACTATCATGGAACCATGGATGCGTACCTGGAGGCCAAGAAGAAATTGTTTGATAACCTGGATGAGAAGGCAAAGGCTATATACAATATTGATGATGCGGCTGGCAAGCGCATGGTCGCGGGTACGGCAGCAACCGGCATTTCATACAGTTGTTTGAAGCCGGCAGACTTACAGGCGACCATCCTGGAAAATGCCATTGAAGGTTTGCTGCTCGAAATAGACGGCAAACCCCGGCGGTTCAAGCTTGTAGGCCATTTTAATGCCTACAATTTGCTGGCTGCATATGGCGTGGGTATTGCCCTTGGCTTTGCAAAAGAAGAGGTGTTGGCTGTGTTGATGCAGGCGATGCCTGTGCCCGGCAGGTTTGAAATGCTGTTGGTAAGCAAAAACCGCCATGTAATTGTAGACTACGCACACACACCAGACGCTTTGGAAAATGTACTGCAGACCATCTGCTCAATGAAGCCCGAAACCGCATCTTTGTGGTGCATGTTTGGATGCGGTGGCGATCGGGATGCAAAAAAACGTCCGATGATGGGCCGGATAGCGGAGCACTTTGCCGACTTTGTCGTTGCAACGAGCGACAATCCACGTACGGAAGATCCTGAGGCGATTCTGAACGATATCCGGGCCGGCATTTCTGAACCGGATAAGGTGCGCTGGATTGTAAGCAGAAAAGCAGCAATTCAGGAAATTGCAGATCATGCAAGTGCGGGAGATGTCATCTTGCTTGCTGGCAAAGGGCACGAGACGTACCAGGTTGTAGGTACAGAAAAAATAGACTTTGACGACCGGCTCGAGGCAAAAGCTGCTTTTGGTGCATAA
- the mraY gene encoding phospho-N-acetylmuramoyl-pentapeptide-transferase: MLYYLIDYLEKLYQPPGFQLIRFINNRAALAAITALAISLFFGRRLIVWLREKQIGEKTREGEAAGAVDHSHKAGTPTMGGVVILFSVIGATLLWGAIAEVYVWLILLVTVWMGAFGFADDYIKVIKKDKSGLPARIKVFGQVSIGVIVGSVMYFHPKFSAINSITYLPYIPFLRADRFDYYFYEGWFGPLDLGWIVYILAAVFIVTAVSNAVNLTDGLDGLATGVTAIVMLGLTAISYIAGRADLSDYLNLIFLPGASELAVFAIAMSAACFGFLWYNGYPASVFMGDTGSLAIGAAVGALALMIKIELLLPILCAVFFIETISVLIQTSYFKYTRRKTGEGKRVFRMAPIHHHYEAKGVHEAKIVVRFWIVTAITVLAAFLILRLH, encoded by the coding sequence ATGCTTTATTATCTGATTGATTATCTAGAAAAACTCTACCAACCGCCCGGGTTTCAGTTGATTCGATTTATCAACAACCGGGCTGCCCTGGCCGCTATAACCGCGCTGGCTATTTCTCTATTCTTTGGCCGCCGCCTCATTGTTTGGCTGCGCGAAAAGCAAATTGGAGAAAAAACGCGCGAAGGAGAGGCTGCTGGTGCAGTAGATCACTCACACAAGGCAGGTACCCCAACGATGGGTGGGGTTGTCATTCTGTTTTCTGTTATTGGTGCTACTCTGTTGTGGGGCGCCATCGCAGAAGTGTACGTATGGCTGATCCTGCTGGTAACGGTGTGGATGGGGGCATTTGGGTTTGCTGATGATTATATCAAAGTCATTAAAAAGGATAAAAGTGGGCTGCCGGCACGGATTAAAGTGTTTGGTCAGGTAAGCATAGGCGTGATTGTCGGCAGTGTGATGTACTTCCATCCCAAATTCAGCGCAATTAACTCGATCACATACCTGCCCTATATTCCATTTTTACGCGCAGACAGGTTCGATTATTACTTTTACGAAGGCTGGTTTGGGCCTCTGGATCTTGGCTGGATTGTCTACATCCTGGCGGCGGTATTTATCGTCACTGCGGTTTCAAATGCCGTGAACCTTACAGATGGATTGGATGGGCTCGCAACAGGTGTCACCGCAATTGTGATGCTGGGCCTAACTGCCATCAGTTACATAGCCGGCCGGGCTGACCTGTCAGATTACCTGAATTTGATTTTCCTTCCTGGTGCAAGCGAGTTGGCCGTTTTTGCCATCGCTATGTCTGCTGCCTGCTTCGGATTTTTATGGTACAATGGGTATCCCGCTTCTGTGTTTATGGGAGATACGGGTTCGCTGGCCATAGGCGCTGCAGTAGGCGCGCTGGCGCTGATGATTAAAATAGAACTTTTACTGCCCATACTTTGCGCCGTGTTTTTTATCGAAACCATTTCGGTACTGATCCAGACGTCATATTTCAAATATACCCGGCGAAAAACAGGCGAAGGCAAGCGTGTCTTTAGGATGGCACCTATCCATCATCACTATGAAGCCAAAGGGGTTCATGAAGCAAAAATTGTGGTGCGTTTCTGGATTGTAACCGCAATTACGGTGCTGGCGGCATTTCTGATATTACGCCTACACTAA
- the murD gene encoding UDP-N-acetylmuramoyl-L-alanine--D-glutamate ligase — translation MEAHEVSGKQVTVVGAARSGIAVSRLLDEASAQVFLTEFGAGTSDVKAQLATMQVAAEFDGHTDRALDADFIAVSPGVPSTIPLLHEAVKRGIPIYSEIEVASWFCKAPIVAITGSNGKTTTTSLAAHIFAHAGRKTHVAGNIGKAFSDITKNTSSEDVVILEVSSFQLDHIDTFRPDISVLLNITPDHLNRYGYQFENYAASKLRIFENQTEEDTLIYCYDDPFVREKVLHLLEACKADATPRPNCVKTLGISQEQEIRDGAFLRGSELVIRFNQAEEILMRKEELALQGPHNVYNSLAAAVAARVMEIPSLFVRESLSSFEGVAHRLELVRELEGVRYINDSKATNVNAVWYALESFKEKIILIAGGRDKGNDYQSLKPLIKRNVRMVLAIGESADKVDKELGELAEEHMIMESLEEAVRAAHLLARSGEVVLLSPACASFDMFNNYEERGDVFKTTVMNL, via the coding sequence ATGGAAGCTCATGAGGTTTCGGGCAAACAAGTAACGGTTGTTGGTGCTGCGCGCAGCGGTATCGCTGTATCACGTTTACTGGATGAAGCATCTGCCCAGGTTTTTCTTACCGAATTTGGTGCCGGCACATCTGATGTGAAGGCGCAGCTTGCAACCATGCAGGTTGCCGCAGAATTTGACGGGCACACCGATCGGGCGCTTGACGCCGATTTTATCGCTGTAAGTCCGGGTGTACCTTCAACCATTCCTTTGCTGCACGAAGCAGTGAAACGGGGCATCCCAATTTATTCAGAAATAGAAGTAGCCTCGTGGTTTTGCAAAGCACCGATTGTGGCCATAACTGGCTCAAACGGGAAGACAACAACAACAAGTTTGGCGGCTCACATTTTTGCCCACGCTGGGCGAAAGACACATGTGGCCGGCAATATTGGCAAGGCGTTTTCAGATATAACAAAAAATACCTCGTCAGAGGATGTGGTTATTCTGGAAGTATCAAGCTTCCAACTCGATCACATCGACACATTTAGGCCTGATATCAGCGTGTTGCTCAACATCACGCCCGATCACCTCAATCGCTACGGATATCAGTTCGAAAACTATGCGGCGAGCAAGCTCAGGATCTTTGAGAATCAAACCGAAGAAGATACCCTGATTTATTGCTACGACGATCCGTTTGTTCGAGAGAAAGTGCTGCATTTGCTGGAAGCATGTAAAGCAGATGCCACCCCTCGACCTAACTGTGTAAAAACCCTCGGTATAAGCCAAGAACAGGAGATTCGCGATGGCGCTTTCCTTAGAGGAAGCGAACTCGTTATACGGTTTAATCAAGCAGAGGAAATTCTTATGCGCAAGGAAGAGTTGGCCCTTCAGGGGCCGCACAACGTGTACAACTCCCTGGCGGCAGCAGTGGCAGCGCGTGTGATGGAGATACCCAGTCTCTTTGTTCGCGAAAGCCTGTCGAGTTTTGAAGGAGTAGCGCACCGCCTGGAACTGGTGCGCGAACTGGAAGGCGTCCGCTATATCAACGACTCCAAAGCGACCAATGTAAATGCAGTTTGGTACGCACTGGAAAGCTTCAAGGAGAAAATTATCCTTATAGCCGGCGGACGCGACAAAGGCAACGATTATCAGAGCCTTAAACCACTCATAAAGCGCAATGTCAGGATGGTACTTGCCATTGGAGAGAGCGCTGACAAAGTGGACAAGGAATTAGGCGAACTGGCTGAAGAACACATGATCATGGAATCGCTCGAAGAAGCGGTCAGGGCAGCACACTTGCTGGCCCGTTCCGGAGAAGTGGTCTTGCTAAGTCCTGCCTGTGCTTCGTTCGACATGTTTAACAACTATGAAGAACGGGGTGATGTGTTCAAGACAACGGTAATGAACCTTTAA
- a CDS encoding putative peptidoglycan glycosyltransferase FtsW — protein MKKRRQSKQTPERPPPDKYVIWVVLVLSAVGVIAVYSAIAFLAETKAGGNTEQFLLRHLAYVGLALGAMAIFSRIDYRILARFGRVALISMTALLLLVQFVGIKSGGAVRALDLGFIMFQPAELAKVALLLYVAFLLTKKQAYIESFSRAFTPLFLWIILTVVLIGIEDLSTASLVFGATVMMCFVARVHVLQLSGLGAVCLLLAALFLFSSPARMARVDEYLGRGQTTEAADQIPQGDGYQAHQAKIAFAMGGLTGRGPGKSTQRDFLPAPYNDFIFAIIAEEYGLWGALGLLALFSILLVRGFLSIGRRAADPLGLILAVGITTLVCLYGFVHAAVTCGLLPVTGLPMPFVSYGGTSLLANGILMGILLNISRHALRD, from the coding sequence ATGAAGAAACGAAGGCAATCCAAACAGACACCCGAGCGACCGCCACCAGATAAATATGTCATCTGGGTTGTGCTGGTCTTGTCTGCCGTAGGTGTGATTGCCGTATACAGTGCAATTGCGTTTCTGGCAGAGACTAAAGCTGGGGGTAACACTGAGCAATTTCTACTGCGCCACCTGGCATATGTCGGACTGGCGCTCGGGGCAATGGCTATTTTTAGTCGCATTGACTACAGGATCCTCGCGCGTTTTGGCCGCGTTGCGCTGATCTCGATGACGGCCCTGCTGCTGCTTGTGCAGTTTGTGGGGATCAAGTCGGGAGGTGCTGTTCGCGCCCTCGATCTCGGATTTATCATGTTTCAGCCGGCAGAATTGGCTAAAGTGGCCCTGCTCCTCTACGTGGCATTCCTGCTTACAAAAAAGCAGGCCTACATTGAGAGTTTCAGTCGCGCCTTTACGCCGCTCTTCCTCTGGATCATCCTTACAGTTGTGCTGATAGGTATCGAAGACCTTTCAACGGCTTCACTTGTTTTTGGCGCAACGGTTATGATGTGTTTTGTAGCACGGGTCCACGTGCTGCAGCTATCGGGTTTAGGTGCCGTCTGTTTGCTGCTTGCTGCGCTGTTCCTCTTTAGCTCGCCGGCACGTATGGCGCGCGTAGACGAATACCTGGGGCGCGGACAAACAACAGAGGCTGCTGATCAAATACCGCAAGGAGATGGCTATCAGGCCCATCAGGCAAAAATTGCATTCGCAATGGGCGGGCTTACCGGCCGCGGCCCTGGGAAAAGTACCCAGCGCGACTTCCTGCCGGCACCTTATAACGACTTCATCTTCGCAATTATTGCAGAGGAATATGGCTTGTGGGGGGCGCTTGGGCTACTGGCCCTCTTCAGCATTTTGCTCGTTCGAGGCTTTCTGAGCATCGGGCGAAGGGCGGCAGATCCACTCGGATTAATTTTGGCAGTGGGTATCACAACCCTTGTTTGTTTATACGGGTTTGTGCACGCTGCGGTAACATGCGGCTTGTTACCCGTAACCGGGTTACCGATGCCGTTTGTCTCATACGGGGGCACGTCGCTCCTGGCTAACGGGATCTTGATGGGCATACTGCTGAATATCTCACGGCACGCCCTTAGAGACTAA
- the murG gene encoding undecaprenyldiphospho-muramoylpentapeptide beta-N-acetylglucosaminyltransferase: MTSKAPRILFAGGGTGGHIYPAIAIADAVRRQVPEAAIAFAGTEHKIEWRAVPKAGYAIHPITIQGFHRQQMSRNLAFPFKLAKGLWQSWQLIGDFDPDVVVGTGGYVAGPVLYAAHLRKRPIVVQEQNAFPGVTNKLLGKYAHTVHLAFEEAKRFFPADRCVLSGNPTRQILQHGERKAAMDYYEVPDDHRVLLMFGGSLGSAALNAAMEAGIQQLLQDEKLVVIWQTGSAYFEKLQARVATHPRLRLLRYIDRMDLAYIAADLVLARAGAITCSELMVTGAPAVLVPSPNVAEDHQTKNARSMEDAGAALLLPEENLKSNWIKTVTDLLEDAPRRNAMATAAQALSRPDAADHIASSVLAISGSGR; encoded by the coding sequence ATGACATCCAAAGCACCCCGCATATTGTTTGCTGGAGGAGGAACGGGCGGGCATATTTACCCCGCAATTGCCATTGCAGACGCCGTTCGCCGGCAAGTGCCTGAGGCTGCCATTGCGTTTGCAGGTACCGAGCACAAAATTGAGTGGCGGGCTGTGCCCAAAGCAGGGTATGCCATCCATCCGATAACCATACAGGGTTTTCATCGGCAGCAGATGTCCCGCAACCTGGCATTCCCTTTCAAACTTGCAAAGGGCTTGTGGCAAAGCTGGCAACTGATTGGTGATTTTGACCCCGATGTGGTGGTTGGTACGGGCGGATATGTTGCCGGCCCGGTATTGTATGCTGCCCATTTACGGAAGCGCCCAATTGTCGTGCAGGAGCAAAATGCTTTCCCTGGTGTGACAAACAAGCTCCTCGGCAAATATGCCCATACGGTACACCTGGCCTTCGAGGAGGCAAAAAGATTCTTTCCTGCAGACCGTTGTGTGCTGAGCGGAAATCCAACCCGCCAGATATTGCAACACGGCGAAAGGAAAGCGGCAATGGACTATTATGAGGTCCCGGACGATCATCGCGTGTTGTTGATGTTCGGTGGCTCACTCGGTAGTGCTGCACTGAACGCAGCAATGGAAGCAGGCATTCAACAGTTGCTGCAAGATGAAAAGCTGGTCGTTATCTGGCAAACAGGTTCTGCTTATTTCGAAAAGCTGCAGGCCCGGGTAGCGACACATCCGCGGTTGCGGTTACTACGATACATTGACCGGATGGATCTGGCTTACATTGCGGCCGATCTTGTGCTGGCACGTGCCGGCGCGATCACATGCAGTGAGTTGATGGTTACAGGGGCGCCGGCTGTGCTGGTCCCTTCTCCCAACGTAGCGGAGGATCATCAAACCAAAAATGCGCGAAGTATGGAAGATGCTGGCGCCGCATTGCTGCTGCCGGAAGAGAATCTGAAAAGCAACTGGATAAAAACGGTTACTGATCTGTTAGAGGATGCGCCACGCAGAAACGCGATGGCAACAGCTGCGCAGGCGCTGAGCCGTCCAGACGCAGCAGATCACATCGCATCGTCGGTTCTGGCAATTTCGGGGTCGGGGAGATAA
- the murC gene encoding UDP-N-acetylmuramate--L-alanine ligase, whose product MESVARRQPSLGRIRRVHMVGIGGIGMSSIAEVLLHRGYNVSGSDLTKSDITAHLESMGATIYEGHDAAHIEGADVVVHSSAIKADQNPETLEAERNRIPLIPRAVMLGELMRMKYGIGIAGTHGKTTTTTMAGLVVAEGGFDPTIIVGGKVATFGSNAVAGEGDIIVIEADEYDRTFLRLTPSLAVITNIEVDHLDIYEDLDDIKGAFVEYANSVPFFGAAIVCLDDPNVQAIMGKIDRRVRTYGMSRQAQVRAEHIQAVGLQTKFEVYLDQTKLGDVLLNAPGVYNVYNALAAIAVGIELDMSFELICAGLSKFTGVNRRFQLIGEQDGITVIDDYAHHPTEVRATLGAASAGWPERRIVAVFQPHLYSRTRDCKEDFARAFFDADIVVLTEIFGAREAPIPGIEGRMLADLALQYGHRDVHFVSDLEELAEYLKEIVLPGDVVITLGAGSIWRYSRKFFNALGT is encoded by the coding sequence ATGGAATCTGTAGCACGCCGGCAACCTTCACTTGGGCGTATTCGCCGCGTGCACATGGTCGGTATCGGCGGCATCGGGATGAGCTCGATAGCGGAAGTCTTGCTGCACCGCGGATACAACGTGTCAGGTTCGGATCTCACAAAAAGCGACATTACCGCGCACCTTGAGTCGATGGGGGCAACCATCTACGAAGGCCACGACGCTGCGCATATTGAAGGCGCTGACGTTGTGGTACACTCCAGTGCGATTAAAGCTGACCAGAACCCGGAAACCCTGGAAGCTGAGCGAAACCGCATTCCCTTGATCCCCCGTGCTGTTATGCTGGGTGAGTTGATGCGGATGAAGTACGGCATTGGTATTGCCGGAACGCATGGTAAAACAACCACAACGACCATGGCTGGTCTGGTTGTAGCGGAAGGCGGTTTTGATCCAACCATTATTGTAGGCGGCAAAGTTGCCACCTTCGGGTCAAACGCAGTAGCTGGCGAAGGCGACATCATTGTGATCGAGGCTGATGAATACGATCGAACGTTTTTACGCCTCACACCCTCTTTGGCCGTGATCACGAATATTGAAGTGGATCATCTCGACATCTACGAAGACCTTGACGACATCAAGGGGGCATTTGTCGAATATGCCAACAGCGTGCCCTTTTTTGGTGCCGCAATTGTTTGCCTTGATGATCCCAATGTGCAGGCCATTATGGGCAAAATCGACAGGCGTGTTAGAACCTACGGGATGTCACGCCAGGCACAGGTTCGGGCAGAGCACATCCAGGCGGTAGGCTTGCAAACAAAGTTTGAAGTGTACCTCGATCAGACAAAGCTTGGTGATGTGTTGCTGAATGCCCCGGGCGTGTACAACGTGTACAATGCACTTGCCGCCATTGCGGTAGGCATTGAACTGGATATGTCGTTTGAACTGATCTGCGCCGGCTTGTCCAAATTCACCGGTGTCAATCGCCGCTTCCAGTTGATTGGGGAGCAGGATGGCATCACCGTGATTGATGATTATGCGCACCACCCTACCGAAGTGCGGGCAACACTTGGCGCGGCCAGTGCCGGTTGGCCCGAGCGGCGCATCGTAGCGGTTTTCCAGCCGCATCTGTATTCGCGAACGCGCGATTGTAAAGAAGATTTTGCACGGGCATTTTTTGACGCAGATATTGTTGTGTTAACCGAAATATTTGGCGCGAGAGAAGCCCCGATACCAGGGATAGAAGGGCGCATGCTTGCTGATCTTGCCTTGCAGTACGGGCACCGAGACGTACACTTTGTGTCGGATCTCGAGGAGCTTGCCGAATACCTCAAAGAAATAGTCCTCCCCGGCGATGTGGTTATCACGCTGGGCGCAGGCAGCATCTGGCGCTATAGCCGGAAATTTTTCAACGCGCTGGGTACCTAA
- a CDS encoding FtsQ-type POTRA domain-containing protein: MLVLVAGGFGWWWKGQVVVRNVQIEGVQHAEETVLREMMRVDSSHLFFDIDPVMVSDRLRRHPWVKEARVQRYPNATLQVDVEERVPALLALDDSGAPVRYLDVDGFQMPFVKGAIYDVPLLHGFNEPMQGMRPIMHRALQKLLQDMQRVPPEVDALVSAFEIEESGEISLHTTPKPGRGSIEVLLGRDQFVEKLSKLYAFWHEAVLEKEDVDFASIDLRFDSQIITKEVRLSQ, translated from the coding sequence GTGCTGGTGCTTGTAGCCGGCGGCTTTGGCTGGTGGTGGAAAGGGCAAGTGGTCGTCAGAAATGTACAAATTGAAGGGGTGCAGCATGCAGAAGAGACCGTCTTGCGAGAAATGATGCGGGTCGATTCGAGCCACCTGTTTTTTGACATTGATCCGGTGATGGTGTCGGATCGGTTGCGTCGGCACCCCTGGGTGAAAGAGGCGCGGGTACAGCGTTATCCAAATGCGACATTGCAGGTCGACGTCGAAGAACGCGTGCCGGCGTTGCTTGCGCTGGATGATAGTGGAGCGCCAGTGAGATATCTGGACGTAGATGGGTTTCAGATGCCTTTTGTAAAAGGGGCCATCTATGATGTCCCGCTGCTGCACGGATTCAATGAACCCATGCAGGGCATGCGGCCGATTATGCACCGCGCGTTACAAAAATTGTTGCAAGACATGCAGCGTGTACCTCCCGAGGTAGATGCGCTTGTCTCTGCCTTTGAGATAGAGGAGAGTGGTGAGATCAGTTTGCATACGACACCCAAACCGGGGCGAGGATCGATCGAGGTATTGCTCGGCCGCGACCAGTTTGTGGAGAAGCTATCCAAACTGTATGCCTTCTGGCACGAGGCGGTACTTGAAAAAGAGGACGTAGATTTTGCGTCCATTGACCTCCGTTTTGACAGCCAGATCATTACAAAAGAAGTTCGATTAAGCCAATAA
- the ftsA gene encoding cell division protein FtsA: protein MDGEIVVGLDIGTTKICAVVAAEDDLEGINILGVGIAESEGLNRGVVVNIDKTVAAIQEAIEKAERAAGVTVHSVIVGIAGDHVQSFQSRGVITTHRDSVVTQHDVQRLLEDTTHVAMPADREILHVLPQEYIVDGQDGVVDPIGMSGVRLEANVHIVTGLVSAARNIYRCVEKAGYSVADIVLEPLASSYSVLHSDEKEVGVALIDIGGGTTDIAVFEDNTIRHTGVIAVAGNKVTDDIRKGLGLMKDQAEQLKHQFGVALVDVNQPDELITIPGIGGRTEKTISRSALSQIIQPRLEEILEIAGIEIKRSGYARHLGTGVVITGGGSLIPGTAQLAAEVLGVEARVGTPTGLGGGMVKEVSDPKYATAVGLVLYGLRPEIVRREFLATKDKWSNGSVEASGSRSIVERMTRWFQEL, encoded by the coding sequence ATGGATGGAGAAATCGTAGTAGGCCTGGACATCGGCACCACAAAGATTTGTGCCGTTGTTGCTGCCGAAGATGATCTTGAAGGGATTAATATCCTGGGGGTCGGTATAGCGGAGTCCGAAGGCCTCAACAGGGGTGTTGTCGTGAATATCGACAAGACGGTTGCTGCCATTCAGGAGGCTATTGAAAAAGCTGAACGTGCCGCCGGCGTTACGGTGCACAGCGTGATTGTCGGTATTGCCGGCGACCATGTACAGAGTTTTCAGAGCCGCGGGGTAATCACAACCCATCGTGACAGTGTTGTCACACAGCACGACGTACAGCGTCTGTTGGAAGACACTACCCACGTTGCGATGCCTGCCGACCGGGAGATCCTGCACGTACTGCCTCAGGAATACATTGTGGATGGCCAGGATGGCGTTGTTGATCCGATCGGGATGAGCGGTGTGCGTCTGGAAGCCAATGTCCACATCGTAACCGGCCTGGTATCTGCAGCGCGCAACATTTATCGCTGCGTAGAGAAAGCCGGCTACAGTGTAGCAGATATTGTACTGGAGCCTCTGGCTTCTTCTTACTCGGTGTTGCATTCCGATGAGAAAGAAGTTGGCGTTGCACTGATCGATATCGGCGGTGGCACCACGGATATCGCGGTGTTTGAAGACAACACAATCCGCCACACCGGTGTGATTGCCGTTGCCGGCAACAAAGTCACCGACGACATCCGCAAAGGACTCGGCCTGATGAAAGATCAGGCAGAACAGCTTAAACACCAATTTGGTGTTGCACTGGTTGATGTAAATCAGCCGGATGAACTGATCACCATTCCTGGAATTGGGGGTCGCACTGAAAAAACGATTAGCCGGAGTGCACTTTCCCAGATCATTCAGCCACGGCTGGAAGAAATTCTGGAGATTGCCGGCATCGAAATTAAACGCAGTGGTTATGCCCGTCATCTCGGTACCGGGGTGGTTATCACGGGTGGTGGTTCACTGATTCCTGGCACTGCCCAACTGGCGGCTGAAGTACTTGGCGTGGAAGCACGTGTAGGTACACCAACCGGACTCGGCGGCGGCATGGTGAAAGAGGTCAGCGATCCGAAATATGCAACCGCTGTTGGTCTCGTACTCTACGGTTTGCGTCCGGAAATTGTCAGAAGGGAATTTCTGGCAACCAAAGACAAGTGGAGCAACGGGAGCGTCGAAGCCTCTGGATCACGCAGCATCGTTGAACGCATGACGCGCTGGTTTCAGGAACTCTAA